AATACGGTGACGAACCCGATGTGGGGCCGTTCGTGAAACGAGCGGCGGAAGTCGGTCTCTCGGGAATCATCGTCCCCGATCTGCCCGCGGAGGAGGCCGACCCACTGCGCGAGGCATGTGACGAACACGGTCTCGATCTGATCTTCATCATCGCGCCGACGACCGAGGGCGAGCGCCTCGAGACGATCATGTCTCGGGTCTCTGGCTTCGCTTACGTCCAGGCCCGACTCGGAACGACCGGCGCTCGAGGCGACGTCTCGTCGGCGACCCACGACAGCCTGACACGTCTGTCCGAATACGAGGTCCCCAAGGCGGTCGGGTTCGGCGTCAGCGAGGGCGACCACGCGGCCGAGATCGTCGAGGCCGGTGCCGACGGCGTCATCGTCGGCAGCGCGCTGATCGACATCGTCGCTTCGAGCGACGACCCCGCGGCCGCACTCGAGGCCAAAGCCGAAGAGCTCAAACGCGGCGCCGTTCGCGGATCCGAAACCGTCACGAACGATACGGAAGATGCACCGGAACCAGAACAGCCATAACTGCAAGCTTGCTACACTCCCGCAATGACTACCACAGGCATCGACGCACGACTCGACAGAATCGGTACAAACGACTCGTACGTGATCATTCCGATGGATCACGGCATCACGATGGGGGCGGTTCAGGGGCTGAAAGACATCGAATCGACGATCGACGGTGTCACCAGCGGCGGTGCGGATGCGGTCCTCACGCAGAAAGGAATCGCACCTCGCGTCCACGAGCACAAGAACGGAAAAGGGTACATCGTCCATCTCAACGGCTCGACGACGATCGGTCCCGACGAGCAAGACAAGCGACTGACCGGGACCGTCGAGGAGGCCGTCCGTGTTGGTGCCGACGCCGTCTCCTTCCACATCAACGTCGGCTCGGACCACGAACCCGACCAGATTTCCCAGCTCTCGGAGATCACGGCGAACGCCCAGCGACTCGGCATTCCGGTGCTGGCGATGGCCTACGCCCGCGGTCCGGGCGTCGACTCCGAGGATCCCGAAGCGCTCGGCCACGCCGTCCGTCTCGCGGAAGAACTCGGCGCTGATATCGTCAAGACAGGCTACAGCGGCGACGCCGAGAGCTTCCAACACGTCGTGGAATCGACTCGGCTACCGGTCGTTATCGCCGGCGGCTCGAAAGGAACTGACCGCGAGACCGTCGAGATGGTCCGCGGCGTGATGGACGCCGGTGGCTCCGGCGTCTCGATGGGGCGATCGATCTTCCAGCACGAGAATCCGGAGGCCATCGCAAAGGCCGTCGCCGGCGTCGTCCACCACGATCTCTCGACCGACGACGCGCTCGCCAAGGCCGGACTCGCGCTCGAGGCCTGAGCACCACGTCTTTTACTCTCTGTGGCCAACCGCTACCGATGGAACGGGCCGCTCGGTAGCGGTTCGCAACTGGCCTGTGCGTGACCACCAATTATTACGGCCACTCGCCTATCCGACAGTCGTGACGCCAGCGTCGTTTCGGACCCACCGACTCGCGGAAACCGACACCGGCCACTACACCGAACTGCTGTCCGACAACGGGAGCAACGACGAGGTGCTCGTCTGTGCCGCCCACGGCGGACACGTCGAGCCCGGCACCG
Above is a window of Natronorubrum tibetense GA33 DNA encoding:
- the trpA gene encoding tryptophan synthase subunit alpha, which gives rise to MTSEDRRLEGGEPRETRVGSDGGKRPASADYDSDVEAAIRENHPALITYLAVGDPSIEETKAYVEALDRGGSDLIELGLPFSEPIAEGPTIQASINRALEAGTTSEAFFELVEDLETEATLLVMTYYNKILQYGDEPDVGPFVKRAAEVGLSGIIVPDLPAEEADPLREACDEHGLDLIFIIAPTTEGERLETIMSRVSGFAYVQARLGTTGARGDVSSATHDSLTRLSEYEVPKAVGFGVSEGDHAAEIVEAGADGVIVGSALIDIVASSDDPAAALEAKAEELKRGAVRGSETVTNDTEDAPEPEQP
- a CDS encoding 2-amino-3,7-dideoxy-D-threo-hept-6-ulosonate synthase, with translation MTTTGIDARLDRIGTNDSYVIIPMDHGITMGAVQGLKDIESTIDGVTSGGADAVLTQKGIAPRVHEHKNGKGYIVHLNGSTTIGPDEQDKRLTGTVEEAVRVGADAVSFHINVGSDHEPDQISQLSEITANAQRLGIPVLAMAYARGPGVDSEDPEALGHAVRLAEELGADIVKTGYSGDAESFQHVVESTRLPVVIAGGSKGTDRETVEMVRGVMDAGGSGVSMGRSIFQHENPEAIAKAVAGVVHHDLSTDDALAKAGLALEA